Genomic window (Toxotes jaculatrix isolate fToxJac2 chromosome 10, fToxJac2.pri, whole genome shotgun sequence):
AACGCATACACTGCACTTGATCCTTCCAGTCTTATCCTGAGATTTGCTCCTCAGCTGGTCCTCAGGATAAAGTTGTTGTACAACCTTGCTGGCTGAAACAGAAAGGAGCTGTGTTATGGAAAACAACTACAGATTTCCGTATAAACACTTAGAGCATATGCTGCACTCCTGCTGATCCGTAATGAGAAAGCAATACAGAGTAATCAAACAGTGATTAACTCAATACTCACACCTGTGTGCTCGTCCATTGTCGCTTAATGAATTCCTTCATAGCCATTTGCAAGGCTTTCCAGGTGCTGTGTAATGTCACAGTGTTAAACTGAAGGCAGTGAAGTGGAGTACAGTGATTCCCGCTTTGTGTTTCACTTCAGGGCTTCAACATAAAGAGTGTTGCCTCTCACGGCATGAAACTCAATGTTTGGGACattggaggacagaggaagatcAGGCCCTTCTGGAAAAAGTacctggaaaacacagaccTCTTGGTAAGTAACTACTGAAAATGTCATTCAAGTCAATTCAAATTTAATTGTCCCCTGAGAGACTGGTTTATTCTTTATTTGGATCCATTAGCTTCTTCAAAGTTGTTGTTATTCAAATACACTACTGAAGGAACATGGTGGAAGCAACCAAAAAAGAACGTCACTGAAGCATTAAAAAAACCCACATAAATTATCACAATCTTTACAGTACAAAGAGCTGGGACATGGTGTTTAACTCCTTAACCGCAGACATGCACAAGTTAAGCACTGTAACTGTATTTAGATGAAGGCAATTCATTCTAAAATTATAACTTTATGGGACCTTTTTGAAAGGTTAAGAAAACTGTATGTATGCAAGTAAAACTGACTTGCTGCTTTACAGGAGCAGCTTTACACTGAAAGAGTCACTGAGAGAAAAATGTTGAGGccaacatttgttttatttatttaataataattaacagAATTTTGTAATTAATAGGAATTTGACTTCACTGTTGTGTATTTGCTGTTTCAGATTTATGTTATCGACAGTGCAGACAAGAAGCGATTTGAGGAGACGGGACTGGTGAGCCTGATACAGCTCTCATTTCTGACCAAAACCACAGCAGATTTACCTAAAGTTAATTAAATTGACATATGTCAAAGtaattgttttgctttcttgctaAATCAGTGACTTAACAAAAATGGTTTGCATGCATATGTGCAGGAGCTGTCCGAGCTGATTGACGAGGAGAATCTAAAAGGCGTTCCAGTGCTCATCTTTGCCAACAAGCAGGATCTGGCCACAGCGTCACCAGCCAGTGAGATCGCTGAGGGACTCAACCTGCATACATACCGGGACCGTGAGTGGCAGATTCAGGCCTGCTCAGCTGTGTCTGGGGAGGGAGTTCAGGTCAGACCCAACTTGATTTATTGATTTCTCCTTCAAATGGAACCTAATCAACCATTTAAAAGCGCCCTCTCCCTTGCTGCTGCACAATATTCAACTGAGACTCAGTCTGAAAGAGACTTTATTTGTGTCAACAGCCTTTTTGACTTATTAGTTTGATGCTTTACctttaaacaatttaaaatctGACCATGAATCTGATTTAGACcgttttatttgcttttctcCAACAGGATGGCATGAACTGGATTTGCAACAACATTGTGAACAAGAAGAAGTGAACCAGTGTCAACACACTGACCAGAGTCAAACTGAGAACCTCAtaagggattaaaaaaaatattttatttaatatcaACACACCTCACCTATGACAGGTCCTTCTCTCCTCACAGATTTGAATTTTTAcaatttgtgtcatttttatgGAAATTTTGCAAATTTAGCTCATTTAAATGTAACATTTTTAGCTGCAACAAGTGAATTAAGCCCTATTCTacccccaaaaaaaatttctgctCTACCctaaaaatgtatgtttttgttccCTAAGGATTCTTGTCTGGTGAATCTGTGTGCTTTCTTAAGTACTGAGAAAACCAATCTGGGTGTGTAGCCATGTAGAACTCTCGGGGTTTGTGAGTTAAATAGACACCAGTTCACTGTGAGTGTAAAGTATGTGTTTTGAGATTTTTGACAATAAAATAATTAGTTTGTTTCTGctattttgctttcttttaatcACATTCTCCGAGCACGCAAGCATACATGCCCGAGCAATAAGAGCGGACGCGGTCAAGTAAGAGTTTTTAAAACTGTccctgaaagacagaaaacgcATGAATGTGCCTGTAAATGCCAGCGCTTCCCTGAGTGACATGAGGAACAATAACAAGCTGATCCGCTGCTGCTCAGCCGTCATCTTGCTTTATTTCCACAGCATGATGACAAGCACTTACATTGTACAGTGGGAGAGAGACTGATAGAAAAgcaagagtgagagaggagagagtctCCATTAATGCACTCGCATGGCAGAACAAGATATCAAAACTTCAAGGCACAGCacaacaaacagagcaggaaatTACACGCAGAGAGGCTGACTAATTGTCAGCAGGCACactttttctcaaaatgtttgttttatatgttaATTCTGGCACTATTGTGTAGCATGCAGTCTCTCTCACAgcagtgtgtatgtctgttaGAGCTTGTCTTGATGCCTTTTCACAGAGGTACTAGGCCATTTTACAACTCTCATGTCCAGCTGTGAACAAGGCGTGTGCTCTGAAGCTGAAATACAAATAGTCTACTTTGTAGGAGCAGCTCTGAGGTAAAATCCTTCCGTCCTGagatccacaaaaaaaaaaaaaaaacacagttcagATCATTGATTTCAGAGGACTTCCTCAGTCTTTACCCACATATGGTTCGTCTCTCCTGAGACTACAACGGTCAGAAACCCCCTCAGGCTTAAAGGCCCACGCAGCCCTGTGGCCTTTCTTCACATATTTGTCCTTTAGACTGACCTTGGTGTAGGTTAACTCCTCCATTCAGCCTTTTTGGCTCTTTTCATCTGCAGTTCGATTTAATGGATCTTTTGTTCCTATCGTCTGGAGCTGTAATTAAGCATCTGAAAGCACTCTAAAATCAGCTGGCAGGTTTTGTTCTGTGTCCTCCTCTACATGAAATTATGttaatgaatatatttttttttcttttctcttgtctGTTGTTAAGGAGtggttttgaaaaagaaaaaaaaacagccttctGGTTTACTTGTGCTAAGTGCTAACAAAATGATTGAATATCAGTAGAATGATTGAgtcatctccatggcaactaAAATTTGGAGCAAGtcctaaaacattttttaggCATCAACGCTTGTTGAGGGAGCACAGCAGGGGTGTGGGACCAATTACAACTTGTACTGAAGGATCATTATGGCTGTTTGAAAGAGACCAGACGACACAGGAGCTGGGCTGGTGACGAGATGAGTTTGCATTTTGCTGTGTGTTGCTCAGTGCTGCTTCTTTGACCAACAGGTGGCAGCATTGGAGAGCCTGATCAAACTCTGGCATGTTGAGGAGGCTCGGCTGTTTACAGATAAGTGACCTGGCACACTCTGATTCTATGAATTTAATTTTCTCATGTTTGATAGGCCAAATACTTTTATTCCTGTACTATTTCAGAAGAAGATTAATACATTATAGgcctaaatcttttttttttttttgtaggttgCAGGTGGTCAGGCTGTGGACATTGTTGTTTATAGCTGCTGTGCACATTTCAAGCTCATTGCACTTCCGTCTGTTTACAGTCCCCTAATATCTCCATTTGTATAAATTAAAACTCATTCTTGACGTGACATGATGTCACTTCCATGCTGGTAGCCCCTCATCaagtgttgccatggcaaccccCCCTGTTATTCGTGGTCCACCAGCCACCTCTCTACTTCAGTCCAGCCCTCCCTCTCTGGTCctccatttctttcattttcccaAGCTCTGCTCATCAAAAGACACTGCAACAACACATTGCAGgtaagaagaaaagacagaaaacagacaaattacTGTCTTTGTCTGCTTTAACAGATGTACAGTGTGGAATTGTGTTGCTAAAACGAATAATGTTGAATTATTATAGACAAGCTTAACATGGCACAAAAATGTATTGtgttaaaaatgacacaaaatccCAGTTTTTTGCTATTTGTGTTCATTGTTGTAAACAGGTTTCTTTATCATTAGATATTATCATCTTCTGCTTGTGATAAACTCAACTAAAAGATGTCTTTCTCCTCAAGGCTGCAAAGAATCCACAAGCCACAAAAGGCACACATCCCCCCCGTCATGCCGGAAGTCGACCATCTGGCCTCTGTGAAGCCACAGTTGTCCACAGGGACTCCACAGTCCAGTTTCAGTGCTACCCCATCGACCCTCAGTGTCCTGACCACCACCACACTGCTCCCGTGGGAGGAGTTGCACATGCAAGTGCACACCATCCTGATCGTCGTCATTTTTTGTGTGGTCTGCTTACTGCTCCTGCTGGCCTTCTTATATGCTTTCTGCCTCCATTGTTCCGTCAGATCTTCACCTAAAGACTCACACAGACCCAACGGATGCAGCCTAGATCGTGAAGATGCCACCTATAAGTGCAGCTCATCTGATAACCAGTCAGTGGGAAACGTTGTCTGACTGGGGCACCGAACTGTGATAACTGATATTTGATTGTCTATCAGTGCATTTATGTTAGGGTTTCTCTGTTCTTGGTTCAGCAGCATGTATGGATGTGTGTTACAGGATCAAAAAGATTGTAATTACAACTTGCTTAAACTAAATCATGAGCTTTGAGACCCTGGTTTAACTCCTTCTTTGATTTGATATATATTTGTGCCTGCTATTGATTTTGGCAGTAACAGGAACACAAGGACAtcacaaaatatatttctcaTTCATTCTGAGGCTAAAAGGACATAAAAGGATTGTTTACCAAGCTTCCTACTGAGTTCACTGGAGTTAAAGGAAGATGCAGGTACACATGCATGAATGTCAGGTGAgcgcacagacacaaaataaaaacttatcCATGTATGCATATTTGTGGAGAAATGTgttcagtgaaagaaaagaagtgtAAAATACATGCAGatgtaaatgtgagtgtgaatgccAATGCCTCTGAGtgaaaagacaagacaaacaataacaaagcgGTGCACAGACTGCTCAGCAGTCatctctctttattttcactgaGCTGACAAGCATTTACATTGTGCCGTGGCTGTGTATTTGACGAGACTGATATAGAATAATGAATTCAGACATGCAAgatgaaggaggggaggagggagagggagagggagaggaagagactcAGAGTGGTTTCTTTTCTCGCAGGCTGAAACAAGACGTCAAATCTACAAggggcagcagaacaaacagTGAGGGAAATTACTGAGCTTGTGTCCAGCCGAACCACGTGGCAGTGAACACTCTTTGGTACTAAAACAAATTACACAATGGGTACACACAGCAAATTTTTGGTGTTGACTTTTTAGAGGCAagtgctttgactgatttgcgGTATTAATTGGAGAAGTGTCTGTGCACTCATGGAGCTGATGGAGCTCTGAGGCAGCTGTTGCAAAAATGATCAATGTGTAAAATTAACACTGATGGCTGCAATTGATTTCTGTATTGTCAGAGCTAAATAGGCACTGATGATGACACCACACAAGGCCACTAGAGATCCCAAGCATTACAGTCTATGTCCATGTACAAACAACATGTCATCAGAGATTGCTGTGGTGAGAAGAACGCCCCCAAAAAggcaaaataacagcaaataacTCAATTTCTATCTGGCAATTTGGCCTAATATTCAGTGCTTTGAGTGAGCTGAACAAGAAGCGCTTTAGAAACAGTAATACTTGTGAATTACTGGCTATGGCATCAGCTAGCATTTTGTTGGGGCGCCATTACCCATGTCACCGGTTCACGACACGGAGCACATGGCGCTCTTGGAGCAGCGGGAGTCACAGGAGCTGTCACGAGACTCCATGATGGAGTCTCTGTCGTCAGACTCAGGTGAGTCCAGCTCCAGGTGAGAGTCTTGGAGGCCGTCCTGCAAAGCATCCTTATAGTGGGACTGGAGAGGGAACAGGGAACATTTTATCACAGCAATAACAAAAGGGCAAgtataaaacaacagcaaataatGACAGAGGAAAGGGAATCAGGAAAAAGAACTAGAAGTTACAGTTAAATCAGAGACATTAAGAATTTAGCAGCATATTCCCTCTCACCTTATGAACTGACATCTCCTCCACCCGGCACTCCTCCATTGACTCCTCCAGGGAATGGCCTGAAATCTCCATTTTGATACGATGAGAGCGAATAGACTTGACATCATCCTCGTCCTCCCCTGCCACCAGAGGAAAAACCTGAGGgcaaagacagaaggagactCAAGGaatcagagatgatgatggtggCAATAAAGCAAATGAGAGCGTACACCATTCGAGCATGTCTTAGCTGAATTTTTACCAGTCCCTCCTCATCCCCTGTGGCCTCAGGGCCTGAGATGGTGGCCTTGCTGATGGCCTTGCTGATGGTCTGAGTCTCAAACTGAGGACACGCTGCCTGAGCATTCCCATCCTTGTCCCTCTTTCCCTTCAGCCAGTAGGTCTCAATTTCAACATTCCCCTAAAAAATggatgaagagaaggaaaaatgtaaaagacagaTTTAGGTTTAGAAGTGAAGATGCCCATCATATGcacaaaaacaagataaaaactACACTCATAGGTACAGTTTCTGTTATGGAGGGGGGTAGGGAGTGGGGGGTAAAATGGCAGGTGGCAGATTTTCAATAGTCAAACTTCCCTGATGAAAAACAAGTCTCTGGTTTCTTGAGATTGGCACCTGTAATCAGCTGCCTCAGAAACCTCCGGGAGTCACTTTGCTGGCATCAAAGTCAGACTCACTGATAAAATAGACTGGCAAATCAACAAGCAAGCTGCAATTACCAGCTCTGAAGACTAAGTGTGCTGACTCCCCAGAGCCAAAACattgtgaggtttttttttttttttgtatatagtTTTTTACActcagaaatgtttattttgtctgaTTGCTGACATACAAATCTTCCATTAATATGGATTACAGTCTTAGTGCTTGGTCCCATGCAGGTTGTGCACAGTGTGGAGATAACATGTATTTACTTTTGGGTAGAGACGTGCAATTTACACTTTATTGTAAGCACCTTTAACACATCCATTTGTGTGTTCCCTGctgtatatattttaattgCTCCGCTGGGGCTAAATAAAAGTTCTTTGAATTTAACTAAATTAAATTTAGAGATCCTCATATGTTTTACAGAAAATGATAACATGTTCTTATAATGGCTGAGTAAATGCAATCAGTGTAGTGGGCATAGTGGCACTGGTGGCAGTTTTGACCCCTGACCTTGATGGTAATGATGCCCCTCCTTTCAAAAATGAAGTGACTTCCTTTCAGGTGCTCATAGGTGGCACTGCTGAGCTGAATGTGCATCTCCTGATTGAGAACAGAGAATGACCAGTCAcaacaaaatcacagaaaaccTGTGCATCACATCAGTCACTATATGTAGACATTCTGATTCAGCTTCTCCCTATTCTCAGCCTTTTTTGTCTCTCATTACATGTCCCTACCTTGCCATTGCTCTCCATGGCAGATGCAGTGTGGACAGTGTCACCGTGCAGACCGTAACGTGGCATCTTGTGTCCCACCACACCTGCTACAACCATGCCAGAGTGGATCCCTGCAACCAGCACAAAAGGTTAGTTCACTCGGTCAAACACCAgcataaacacactgacaaggtcacacacacattctaccCACCAACACGAATCTGTATGTTGTTGCCATTGGAGGGGTCTTTCAGGTGGTCGATGGAGCGCACCATGTCCAGGGCCATATCACAAATGTTATGAGCATGGTACTTAGTCTTCTCTGGAGCCCCAGCAACCACCATGTAGGCATCTCCAATAGTCTCAACCTGGaaaggaaagcagcagcagcagctcttacACAGGAGCGCTTATGTATAGAAGTGCATtacacagaggggaaaaacatATGCACAGACCTTGAAGACGCGGTGCTTCTCGCTGAGCGTGTCAAACAGCGTGTACATGGTGTTGAGCATGGAGACCACCTGCATTGGAGTGATGTGGCTGCAAATGCGAGTAAACCCCACTACATCACTGAAGAGAATGGTCACATCTGGGAACACCTGGGAGAAAAGCGATAAGAGAGTTGATGAGCAGGCAGGTTGAGAGTGGAGGCAGACATTCATGGACCGTTTTTGATGTCTGTACTGTTACGCACCATTAGGAAGCTACTCTCACTCAACCCGAATTTCAATTTAGCAAAACGTCCCCAATAGGATGACTACACAAGCAGTAAGAATTCAAATGTataagggagtgtgtgtgtgtgtgcatgtgtgcgtgcatgtttgagagagtgtgtgtgtgtttaggtacCAGTCACTATCTACACTGGACAAGAGAAGAACTCAGTTTGTTCTTAGAGATTCAATATTCAAGGTCAAGTGCTTTAGTACATGAATGTGAGTTAAATGGAGTTAGATTAGAATACTGATACCACTCTCGTGTCTAtatgataaatatgaagctatagcCAGCAGCCAATTAGTTTAGtgtagcctggctctgtccaaaagtgacaaaatctgctttccagcacctctaaagctcactaaataaaatgttatgttgtgtttgtaaatAGTAGACTTTGGAGGTGATCAGCTGCTGAGAACTGTGGCGTATACATGGCCCTATCTACATTCCTGACCTCACAAGTGTTTACAGCAGGCTCTCCTTTGCGCAGCCTTTTAGCCACTGGCTTGGGAATCATCCTGTACAGAAGGTCATCAGTTTTCTTCATCTCATAGTCCAGCATCTTCATGCTCTCCTCCAACTTACTGGACTTCTTTTGCTCCTGCGCTCACAATGGGGaataacacagaaaaacacgtGAGTTCGCATCTGTTCCTTTCATCTCAGGTCTGCAGTCGGAGGGTGATCTGGGGCCGCTAGACTGAAAGAAGGGCTTCAGAGCCACTTTGTATAATACAGAGTGGCAAGTGATCTGATCACACATATTAAATGCAGCTGCACTTTGGCTCAGGGAACCTGTATGAGAGCTctcttcagctcctctgacTGCTGAGTCCCCGCCAAAACCAGGTCTCTGCTGGAGTCGTGCATGCTCAGGTCATTGATGTACAAGCCGGTCTTAAACATAGCACTTAGACTctccatcctgcacaaagaAAATTACAAGGATTGGATGAATGACAACAGCAGTATCTATACAAACTGGGGAATTAAAAGGTGGTGAAGGTGGTCtgagaaatattattttatgtttcctACAGCTTAAAAATTTTAAGTTTTATCAGTACAGACAAAAAGGGCAtttactttcaaaacaaaatgttttagaggaggagggagatgttTTGGTAATGTACTCTGTGGAAAACACTCTCAGTTGCAAATGGGCTCCCATTACACTCACAAGAGCTGCACTGTCTGATTACAGGCTAATTAGCAGCTCATTTCATGCATGGTAAGTGCTGTTAGAATGGGCCCCTGATTTGATTCACTGCCCAGGCTTTTATTTCCAGCCTCGTAATTCAGTTTAGCTCTTTCTGCTTTTTAGAATGTTTTACTTTTCAGCTGCAGCGTTTTAATAAAGATCTGTGTCtatgggtgtgcatgtgtttgtgtgtgtgccttacACAGGGGTTCCCAGGAAGATGATGGACTCCCACTCTGGCATGTATCTCATTTGTCCTTTTAGTTTCAGGCAGCGGCTCCCATCGCCCCAGCTCTCCATCGCATTAGCGCTGTTACCGTCTAAAAGAGGAGCACATTTAAATgccaaaaagacaaacatttagaGAGGTGTGTTAGGTTAAATTTCAGCAGGAGATAATAACTGCACTGTGTTAGCAATGACATCCTAATGGATGTTGCAGTTTAGAATTTTTAAAggaagttcaacattttggaaaataggCTTACCGGTACTTGTGTTCTTGCCTACAGTTAGACAAGAAGATCACAACCACTTTCATATCTGTAGGTTTAACATGAAACTGGACccagcagccaatcagcatagtttagcatgaagactggaaacagctatcCTGTTCTGTTTAAAGGTTGGTGACGGTTCATGGAGTTCAGTGGGTTTGGGGCTAGACTATTTCTTGGATGGGAGTAGTGACTTCAAGGAGCTTCTGTTGGTTGCCTGGCAgccaaacagtgaaaacaagccTTTACAAAGTCATTGCTTTTAGCCAAGAAGACACATAATCTCCCCATAAGATTAGAAATTCTCCCCTTTTCACtttatggtttgttttttttttacaatttaaacaaacaaaagatcatGACCTTTGTAATCATCTCCAATGATGGACTGGAAAGCCATGAGCTCCACATCTACGTCAGCAGAGCGATTGGCATTTTCATAGTCAGAATCTGTGGAAAAACAAGGTCAACCATGAGAGCAATAAACACTCATGCTCACACCCTCCACCCATGACAAACAGGACTGGGATCAGTTCCACTAAATTTAATCAATTTAAGTTGAATCAAAACATCAAACAATTCAATTTCAGCAACTGCAAGACCTCGTAAAGTCACAACTTTAATTCAACTGTGTTTCCAAAGTTAAATGTTGATGTTCGAGTTCTTGTATGAGAAAATACATCCATTTTATTGCActcctgctctcttttttttatttaatgaaactgaaattgaGCGTGTCTTTTGTGTCTGCCTGCAGTGAAATTGATCTGACCACAAGCCTGCGAGTCCTCGCCCACCAGACACACACCCCTGTGAGTGTTTACATGGCTTCCACTCTTACTCTGGACTCGGTTGTGAaggttcctctctctcttcacaggCTCCTTGGACATGATCTCAAACAGGTTGTTGGGGTGGGAGATGATCTGTGTGCAGATTACAAAGTCAGTACTCTCAGCACTCACCAGCAGCCTGTCTAAAGCTAAcactttgtgtatgtgcattgcAGAATGCTGCAGATAAAGTTTGACCTAATTGgctgaaaacattaaaactgtctGAAATGGGGGACATGTAAAGTGGTGCCTCACCATGTTCCAGGTGAACTCCACCAGGGGGCGAGCCAGCAAGAAGGCATCATTAATCTTCTTCCCATCCAGATCAGGGAAGACGGTAGCCAGGCCTGAGCCTACGTTATGCACCACCATGTCCTAAAGAATCAAAGAATCACTGACTGTTCAGTCATTTAAcgcttcatttcattcattaattgCCCTTGGGAAGCTAAGGAGGGTAAATCCGAGGTATTACCTGTCTGAAGACGATATTAAAGGGGAAGACCTCAAAAAAGAAGTCTGAGGTAATGGGCAAaatctcctgctcttcctcatcctccttcaTGATGTAGCGGTAGGCTGAGTTGTCAAAGTTCagcctgcacagacacacagatcaATATTGTTTTCTAAAGTTTCAAGCTGAGTATAAACTGTACTTGAAGAAGTTATCagtttactgaagtaaaagtacaattacaaaactgtaaaatattaagATATTATCAGTAAATTAAATACGGTGGGGTAGAATCATggagtacctcaaaactgtacttaaacacagtacttgagtaaatgtactaaTTTACATAATACCAGTGAGTGCAAAAAAAGctttacttgtgtgtgtatgtgagtttgtgtatgtatgtgtgtgtgtgtctacctcATGGTGACATGGGAGTAGTCTCCGACCATCTGCTCAGACAGCACCTCCACATGGATGTCGGTGTCATAGAACTGTTTCCCCATCTGCCTCAGCTGACCCATGGCGTAGTGCAGGTAGCCTTTACGCTTACTCCTGCAggtcacagaggaggaaaatttGATATCTATCTGAAGAGATTAACAGCCCAGCTTTCGATGTTTTTGctcagttcttctttttttttttttttttttttactatttttatcTGAGGGCTGATAGTCTATCAGATCTGCCCCCGCTAACTGACTCCATCCCCTtgactttctcctcctctcctctgacctGTAGTGGAGGGTGACTCCAGTAGCAGACTCCTCCTGACAGAAGAAGGTGGGGGGCTGCACCTTGGGGTAGCTGAAGCGCAGGTATTCATGAAGGTTATCAAGGCCGTTGACAAAGTCACGTACGTGACGCCCCAGCACCtaaaggcagagacagagggtgacAGGCCACAtttgagagttttttttgtttgtttttttaaataatattctTTAAGGGATTCTCCATTGATTTTagacaaaatgtcagtttacTAATCATGGGGAGAACTACTCatcctgtgaaaacagttttatcTTTAGCTGCTCTGGAGGTcaaatctgagaaaataacccctGATGAATTCATCTTGGTTTGTGCTTGAAGACAAACCATTAGAAAAAAatcatgacaaagcatttttgGAGCTTCGTCCAGAATATGATTTTCTGTAATTTtgacaatatttttttataatccATTTTTATGAGTCGTGCTACCTCATGAAATCGCAATACTACTGTAAATTACTGGAGTCCCTTGTTTCTAATTTGCCTGAAAGTGATTTTATTATGTTAGAGCACCGAAGCAAAACAGATACTGGTTGCTAACAGGGGCTGGACAGAATAATAACCCAATAATGCAGTGGGTGTCTGTATGAGCGAATGTAATCCACTGATAACCCCTTATTTTGGAGCATGTGCAAAATCTTAAAGGTTGTACATTCATGTGATGTGCCCAAATTTTCTACTGATTTGTACATGAGTTAAATATTCACCCCTCCTATTGTCTAAGGACTCCATAAAGAAgaaaccttttctttt
Coding sequences:
- the arl3l1 gene encoding ADP ribosylation factor like GTPase 3, like 1 isoform X1: MGEAQKTPSTSVQGLLSVIEKLKGSTEQEVRIVLLGLDNAGKTTLLKSLASEDVNTITPTQGFNIKSVASHGMKLNVWDIGGQRKIRPFWKKYLENTDLLIYVIDSADKKRFEETGLELSELIDEENLKGVPVLIFANKQDLATASPASEIAEGLNLHTYRDREWQIQACSAVSGEGVQDGMNWICNNIVNKKK
- the arl3l1 gene encoding ADP ribosylation factor like GTPase 3, like 1 isoform X2; translated protein: MGEAQKGLLSVIEKLKGSTEQEVRIVLLGLDNAGKTTLLKSLASEDVNTITPTQGFNIKSVASHGMKLNVWDIGGQRKIRPFWKKYLENTDLLIYVIDSADKKRFEETGLELSELIDEENLKGVPVLIFANKQDLATASPASEIAEGLNLHTYRDREWQIQACSAVSGEGVQDGMNWICNNIVNKKK
- the LOC121188615 gene encoding soluble guanylate cyclase 88E-like is translated as MYGLLCESLHDFIKESYGDDVWKLVRERADVRLHSFVTHQVYSESVIPRIAKAASGVTGTPYNELMNSWGVYFLGFVGKYGYDRILKVLGRHVRDFVNGLDNLHEYLRFSYPKVQPPTFFCQEESATGVTLHYRSKRKGYLHYAMGQLRQMGKQFYDTDIHVEVLSEQMVGDYSHVTMRLNFDNSAYRYIMKEDEEEQEILPITSDFFFEVFPFNIVFRQDMVVHNVGSGLATVFPDLDGKKINDAFLLARPLVEFTWNMIISHPNNLFEIMSKEPVKRERNLHNRVQNSDYENANRSADVDVELMAFQSIIGDDYKDGNSANAMESWGDGSRCLKLKGQMRYMPEWESIIFLGTPVMESLSAMFKTGLYINDLSMHDSSRDLVLAGTQQSEELKRALIQEQKKSSKLEESMKMLDYEMKKTDDLLYRMIPKPVAKRLRKGEPAVNTCEVFPDVTILFSDVVGFTRICSHITPMQVVSMLNTMYTLFDTLSEKHRVFKVETIGDAYMVVAGAPEKTKYHAHNICDMALDMVRSIDHLKDPSNGNNIQIRVGIHSGMVVAGVVGHKMPRYGLHGDTVHTASAMESNGKEMHIQLSSATYEHLKGSHFIFERRGIITIKGNVEIETYWLKGKRDKDGNAQAACPQFETQTISKAISKATISGPEATGDEEGLVFPLVAGEDEDDVKSIRSHRIKMEISGHSLEESMEECRVEEMSVHKSHYKDALQDGLQDSHLELDSPESDDRDSIMESRDSSCDSRCSKSAMCSVS